A region of Chloroflexota bacterium DNA encodes the following proteins:
- the lysA gene encoding diaminopimelate decarboxylase, with translation MDFSQLAHVFPDTAEVNASGRLSIGGCDAAELVAEYGTPLYVLCEDTLRNRCRAFTAAFTSLHGDTRVVYASKAYIGPALARLMAEEGLGLDVVSGGELAVALAAGVPTEGIYLHGNNKSAQELAEALDAKVGRIVVDNLHEIDLLEELAAARGVTQQVLLRVTPGIDPHTHAKTTTGIVDSKFGLNISNGQAAEALRRTLDCPHLQLMGLHYHLGSPIFETEPYVDAMEVVLEFAARYREEGLEMRELSPGGGFAIAYLRDQQPPAPADYAAAIVAAMLEGCERHNLPLPSLTIEPGRSVVGPAGVALYTVGSIKEIPGVRTYAAVDGGMGDNIRPALYEARYEAVTAARMNDAESVDYTIAGKFCESGDILVEQASLPELAPGDLIAMPAAGAYSPSMASNYNANPRPPIVLVKDGKARLIRRRETAEDLMRTDVW, from the coding sequence ATGGACTTTTCCCAGTTGGCCCATGTCTTTCCGGACACCGCTGAGGTGAATGCCTCGGGGCGGCTTAGCATTGGCGGGTGCGATGCGGCGGAGCTTGTTGCCGAGTACGGGACGCCGCTGTATGTGCTGTGCGAGGACACGCTTCGCAACCGGTGCCGGGCGTTTACGGCGGCGTTTACTTCGCTGCACGGGGACACGCGGGTGGTGTATGCGTCTAAGGCGTACATCGGGCCGGCGCTGGCGCGGCTGATGGCGGAGGAAGGGCTCGGGCTGGACGTGGTTTCGGGCGGCGAGCTGGCCGTCGCGCTGGCGGCGGGCGTGCCGACGGAGGGCATCTACCTGCACGGCAACAACAAGTCGGCGCAGGAGCTCGCGGAGGCGCTGGACGCCAAGGTGGGGCGGATCGTCGTCGACAACCTGCACGAGATCGACCTGCTGGAGGAGCTCGCGGCGGCTCGGGGTGTAACGCAGCAGGTGTTGCTGCGGGTGACGCCGGGCATCGACCCGCACACGCACGCCAAGACGACGACGGGCATCGTGGACAGCAAGTTCGGGCTGAACATCAGCAACGGGCAGGCGGCGGAGGCGTTGCGGCGGACGCTGGACTGCCCGCACCTGCAGCTCATGGGGCTGCACTACCACCTGGGCTCGCCGATCTTCGAGACCGAGCCATACGTGGACGCGATGGAGGTTGTGCTGGAGTTCGCGGCGCGGTACCGCGAGGAAGGGCTGGAGATGCGGGAGCTGAGCCCGGGCGGCGGGTTCGCCATCGCGTACCTGCGGGACCAGCAGCCGCCAGCGCCGGCGGACTACGCGGCGGCCATTGTCGCGGCGATGCTCGAGGGGTGCGAGCGGCACAACCTGCCGCTGCCGTCGCTCACCATCGAGCCGGGGAGGTCGGTGGTCGGGCCGGCGGGTGTCGCGCTGTACACCGTCGGCAGCATCAAGGAGATCCCGGGCGTGCGGACGTACGCGGCGGTCGACGGGGGCATGGGCGACAACATCCGGCCGGCGCTGTACGAGGCGCGGTACGAGGCGGTGACGGCGGCTCGCATGAACGATGCGGAGAGCGTGGACTACACCATCGCGGGGAAGTTCTGCGAGTCGGGCGACATCCTCGTCGAGCAGGCGTCGCTGCCGGAGCTGGCGCCGGGCGACCTGATCGCGATGCCGGCGGCGGGGGCGTACAGCCCGTCGATGGCGAGCAACTACAACGCGAACCCGCGGCCGCCCATCGTGCTGGTCAAGGACGGGAAGGCGCGGCTGATCCGCCGCCGGGAGACGGCGGAGGACCTGATGCGCACGGACGTCTGGTAG
- the holB gene encoding DNA polymerase III subunit delta' — MWRVVGHPGAVRLLDRSLSSGRLAHAYLFTGPPHVGKTTLAMDLVAAVNCDGAEPPCGECSQCQHVRDGRHADVLHLGVDEEEGRKAIGIDAVRDAAHQANLNPFEGRFRAIIIEGAEHLTEEAANALLKLLEEPPARLMLVLLSASPDNVLATIRSRCQRVDLRPLATAAVAEALTTLWEVPEATAAELAAWSAGRPGWAVRAWEDPAILETRDRRLERLTAAAEGGVEERFAYAAELANLLPQQRTAVRETLDLWAEWWLERLEAQAGEAEEDGPSKGDLLLAVREVLRTQDLLDRNVNPRLALEALMLSLPRVAAGR; from the coding sequence ATGTGGCGTGTCGTCGGGCACCCCGGGGCCGTGCGGCTGCTGGACCGCTCACTGAGCAGCGGACGGCTGGCGCACGCCTACCTCTTCACGGGCCCGCCGCACGTGGGCAAGACCACGCTCGCGATGGACCTGGTGGCGGCCGTCAACTGCGACGGTGCGGAGCCGCCCTGCGGCGAGTGCTCGCAGTGCCAGCATGTCCGGGACGGACGCCATGCCGACGTGCTGCACCTGGGCGTCGACGAGGAGGAGGGGCGCAAGGCCATCGGCATCGACGCGGTGCGGGACGCGGCACACCAGGCGAACCTCAACCCCTTCGAGGGGCGCTTCCGGGCCATCATCATCGAGGGAGCGGAGCACCTGACGGAGGAGGCGGCCAACGCGCTGCTCAAGCTGCTGGAGGAGCCGCCCGCGCGGCTGATGCTCGTGCTGCTCTCGGCGAGCCCGGACAACGTGCTGGCGACGATCCGCTCGCGGTGCCAGCGGGTCGACCTGCGGCCGCTGGCGACGGCGGCGGTCGCAGAGGCGCTGACGACGCTGTGGGAGGTCCCGGAGGCGACGGCGGCCGAGCTGGCCGCGTGGAGCGCGGGTCGGCCCGGGTGGGCCGTCCGAGCGTGGGAGGACCCGGCGATCCTCGAGACGCGCGACCGGCGGCTGGAGCGGCTGACGGCCGCGGCGGAAGGCGGCGTCGAGGAGCGGTTTGCGTACGCAGCGGAGCTGGCGAACCTGCTGCCGCAGCAGCGCACGGCGGTGCGAGAGACGCTTGACCTGTGGGCGGAGTGGTGGCTGGAGCGGCTGGAGGCGCAGGCAGGGGAGGCGGAAGAGGACGGGCCGAGCAAGGGCGACCTGCTGCTCGCGGTGCGGGAGGTGCTGCGGACGCAGGACCTGCTGGACCGGAACGTGAACCCCCGGCTGGCTTTGGAGGCGCTGATGCTGTCGCTGCCGCGGGTGGCGGCGGGGCGGTGA
- a CDS encoding histidine triad nucleotide-binding protein, with product MPQSPSECVFCKIYDGEIPGEFLYKDDRCFVIRDINPIAPVHLLVVPVEHYVHSEDASPEFEAALGHLMLVARVAARQEGVFESGYRMAVNQGPDAGQTVDHLHLHVIGGRRLEHEG from the coding sequence ATGCCGCAATCGCCCAGCGAGTGCGTTTTCTGCAAGATTTATGACGGGGAGATCCCCGGCGAGTTCCTGTACAAGGACGACCGCTGCTTTGTCATACGGGACATCAACCCCATCGCGCCGGTGCACCTGCTGGTCGTGCCCGTGGAGCACTATGTGCACTCCGAGGACGCGTCGCCGGAGTTTGAGGCGGCGCTGGGGCACCTTATGCTGGTGGCGCGGGTGGCGGCGCGGCAGGAGGGGGTCTTCGAGAGCGGGTACCGGATGGCGGTGAACCAGGGGCCGGACGCCGGGCAGACCGTCGACCACCTGCACCTGCACGTCATCGGCGGGCGCCGCCTTGAGCACGAGGGATAG
- the yqeK gene encoding bis(5'-nucleosyl)-tetraphosphatase (symmetrical) YqeK, with translation MATLSTLPPQLQAVLDGLSPELRGHIQRVRVIARGLAEEHKLDLDRVDLGAAAHDIARGDSDDVLMEEALAGGVRITDADRSRPILLHGPVGANRLRDRLLVTDEAVVEAVYWHTTGLATMGPIAKVVFLADKFDLAKASRYPHIERVKELAADDMDRAIIEFLRGDMVRLLNEDELVHPGSLETVNGLLLAMQRR, from the coding sequence ATGGCGACGTTGTCCACCCTTCCGCCGCAGCTACAAGCTGTGCTGGATGGACTGTCTCCTGAACTACGAGGACACATCCAACGTGTGCGTGTCATTGCGAGGGGACTGGCCGAGGAGCACAAGCTGGACCTCGACCGGGTGGACCTCGGCGCGGCAGCGCACGACATTGCCAGGGGTGATTCGGACGACGTGCTGATGGAGGAGGCGCTGGCGGGGGGGGTGCGGATCACTGACGCTGACCGCTCCCGGCCCATCCTCCTGCACGGACCGGTTGGCGCAAACCGCCTCCGTGACCGGCTCCTCGTCACCGACGAGGCGGTGGTGGAGGCGGTTTACTGGCACACGACGGGGCTTGCGACGATGGGGCCCATCGCGAAGGTGGTGTTTCTGGCGGACAAGTTCGACCTTGCCAAGGCGTCGAGGTACCCGCACATCGAGCGCGTCAAGGAGCTGGCGGCCGACGACATGGACCGCGCGATCATCGAGTTCCTGCGGGGAGACATGGTGCGGCTGCTGAACGAGGATGAACTGGTGCATCCCGGGTCGCTGGAGACGGTGAACGGGTTGCTGCTCGCGATGCAGAGACGCTAG